ACAAAACCAAAACCCTCAAGTTTACTTCAGTAGCTCATCTGAGACGTCTGAGACTTCAATCTGAAGATCAACATCTTCATAACGCTCAGGAACATTAGAAAGCTTCGCCTGAATTAACTCTTCAAGTTTTCTAATTGAGATAAGTCCTTCATCAGACTTCTTCCAAATCGCATATAAAGACATTCTAATTGGCTCACCTACGCGAAATGTCTTAATACCTTCATAATCCTCTAGTGGATTCTTTGGTAAGAACATAACACAACGGCCACGGGCACATAGCTTATGAACAAAGTCCAAATGATCGCTATAGACCTTTTCCTTTGGAACAATTCCATTCTTTCTAAGATGCTGATAAATAACTTTATTAAGAGTCTTATCCCAATTACTTTCGGCAAATGGAATATTAACTAGTAGGTCCTTGTGATCACGGAACTTTCCATAGAGATCTTTTGAACAGCAGAATACAAGCTCGAATGAGCCAATTTCAGCAACTTCTAAGCTTTTTCTTTTCGGCTTTCTTAGAGAAATTCCCCAGTCAATATAACCTTGTAACAGGTTATCAACGAGAATATCATGTCCAACTTGGCGAAGTGTATTAACGGTACCGTATTGAGTGTAGAGGTCCCAATATTGAGAAGCGAACTCTGTCGCTAAGTCGTGAGAAATTGTTTCTTCTATTCCGATAGAAACAGGGTAACCACCAACAACATCTTCCGAGAAATGTTCAAGAAGTTTACTTCCCTCTTCAAAGATCCCCTTAGTGCGCTCAAATAATTGCATCCCTTCTTGAGTAAGAGTTAGGCCTTTTGAGCTACGATTAAAGAGCTTCATATTGAATTTATTTTCGAGGCGTTTAAGTTGTTCACTTAGTGTTGGAGACGAGGTTCCAATAATTTGTGCGCCTTTTTTTAAAGACTGGACCTTTGCTACTTCATAGAAGCAATATAGGTGGTTCCAATTAATGTCCTTGAGTTTCTCCAAGCTTATACCCCTAATCATTAAATTCGTCTCCTAGCTTAACAAGTTGAACATAAATTAGCAAAAACCTAAGACTAGGTCCTAACTAACTAAAAATAATCAATTCTTTTGATTTTTTAAGCTTCTAAGAATTAGAAGAAATTGGGAAAACTTGGTTTAGAACGAATAAGACAATTTTTGTCGTGCGTTCAATAAAGTTTTGAAATAATTTTTTAAACATAATAACTACCTTTCTTGCTTACTAATATTAAACTTGTGGAAATCGATACCTTCTTTTTGAAACTCTGCATAAAGCATTGTTCTCATATCGTTTCTAAGCTCCCATGCTTCTGATGGGTTTTCCGCCCAAGCGGCCAACCAGCATTCAACAGCATCTTTTTCTAAATTCATCACCCACATTGTTGGGTCCTCAACATCGCAATAATACGATGATTTCTTTGCTGCCATTGTTCCTATCTCTTTCACCCTTTCAAGGTCCGTTCCAGGAGCAATGAAAAATGAAATATGGGTCCAAACAAAGCTGTCATTAATCGTGTAATTCAAAATTTCTTTTTGTAGAAGTTTTGAATTTGGAATAACAACACGAATCCAATTCCATTTTTTTACAACTGAATAAGTTAGTCCGATCTCTTCTATAATCCCGTAGTTATCATCTATCGTTACTGTATCTCCAATCTTAATAGACTTGAAGAAAGATATAATAACTCCAGCAAAGAGGTTCTCTAAAAATGGTCTTAGAGAAAAACCGGCAATAACTGAAACAATTGCTGCAATCAATGAGACATAGACTGTTGGAATCTTTCCAAGATAAGGAATTGAAACAAAAATCGACCAAAGAATAAAAATTAGTATTGGAAGTGCTCTTGTCATAAACGAGAAGCGGCCTTCAATACCTTCAGCTCCCTGTGACTTTAATTCCTTCTCCTGATCATCAACCGGAGAATCTGTCTCAACGGCATCAATGATATCTCTTCTCTTGATGCCTCTTAATTTCTTTCTCTCTACTCTTTTAATATTTAAAAGAACAAAGAAATACCCTCCTAAAAATAGGAGGGTAACTGTAATAGGATATAAATAACTAACTACTAAATTCTTGAGATCCATCATTTCCAAATTCTGCCGCTTGCTGAGTTCTGGCGTCTTTCACCTTGTTAGATGAAATTATATCATTGAACTTCGTCTGTGACAGAACTAGGTAAGTTATTAGACCCATAACAATTCCTGGTGCAACTTCATAAATGATTCCACCAAGGCCTTGTACCATCCAAATAACTGTCGTAGCACCACCAATTACCATCATGGCAATTCCTGTAAACTCTGAAACCTGCTTCTTCATTGCATAAACAAAGAGTAGAGGTCCAAAACAAGCTGCTAGAATCGACCAAGAAAGAAGAACTAATTCAAATACGTTCTTACTTCCATATAGCGCAACAACTAATGCAATAATTGTTGTTAATGCTGTCGCTAATTTTGTTAAATAAACATTATCTGATTTCTTTGGCATTAAATCTCTCGTAAATGCCGCTGAACAACTTAGTACCTGAGAGTCAGCTGTCGACATTGTTGCTGCAAAAATACCAGCTAGAACAACACCAATTAAAATCTCAGGAAGAAGCATTTGACTCATCATTGGAAGAGCAAGTTCAGCATCAAAGTTAGCTGAATTTGGCAGAAGTAATCTAGCTGTAAGCCCTGCTCCAATAGTCATAACAGTAAATGCGATGAACCATGCATAGTAATACATTCTTGTTTTATTCATGTGTTTCGTATCATCAATAGTCATGAAACGAATCATAATATGTGGCTGGCCAATTACACCAAATCCTGCAAATACCCATCCAAGGATAAAGAGGAAGACACCAGAGGCGCCGCCAACTTCAAGGCCAGTAGGCATGAAACTTAAATAACCAGGTGAAACTGCATTTAGCTTATCAACGTATTGTCCATAACCACCAACTTCGTTAACACCTACTACAAAGAGCATCCCCATAGCGACAATCATAACGAAAGACTGAGCAGCATCGGTCCAAATTGAGGCCCTAATACCACCTGATAGACAGTAAGCGAAAACAATAATGGCACCAATAATTGCACCAGTACTATAGTCCCATCCAAAAAGAACATGTAGTGCTTTTGAACCGGCCTTAAATTGGGCAGCAGCATAAA
This sequence is a window from Halobacteriovorax vibrionivorans. Protein-coding genes within it:
- a CDS encoding LysR family transcriptional regulator, translated to MEKLKDINWNHLYCFYEVAKVQSLKKGAQIIGTSSPTLSEQLKRLENKFNMKLFNRSSKGLTLTQEGMQLFERTKGIFEEGSKLLEHFSEDVVGGYPVSIGIEETISHDLATEFASQYWDLYTQYGTVNTLRQVGHDILVDNLLQGYIDWGISLRKPKRKSLEVAEIGSFELVFCCSKDLYGKFRDHKDLLVNIPFAESNWDKTLNKVIYQHLRKNGIVPKEKVYSDHLDFVHKLCARGRCVMFLPKNPLEDYEGIKTFRVGEPIRMSLYAIWKKSDEGLISIRKLEELIQAKLSNVPERYEDVDLQIEVSDVSDELLK
- a CDS encoding mechanosensitive ion channel family protein, with the translated sequence MMDLKNLVVSYLYPITVTLLFLGGYFFVLLNIKRVERKKLRGIKRRDIIDAVETDSPVDDQEKELKSQGAEGIEGRFSFMTRALPILIFILWSIFVSIPYLGKIPTVYVSLIAAIVSVIAGFSLRPFLENLFAGVIISFFKSIKIGDTVTIDDNYGIIEEIGLTYSVVKKWNWIRVVIPNSKLLQKEILNYTINDSFVWTHISFFIAPGTDLERVKEIGTMAAKKSSYYCDVEDPTMWVMNLEKDAVECWLAAWAENPSEAWELRNDMRTMLYAEFQKEGIDFHKFNISKQER
- a CDS encoding sodium/proline symporter; this translates as MIVYSFLFFLLLFTLIGVSSSFKSKKNNSDYLLAGHNTPPWMAALSAVATNNSGYMFIGLIGYTYTSGIQSSWIMIGWIVGDYIMSMFVHKKLREVTEAEDLLSFGGVLSRWQRGTSFKKLRFIAGLITFIFLGVYAAAQFKAGSKALHVLFGWDYSTGAIIGAIIVFAYCLSGGIRASIWTDAAQSFVMIVAMGMLFVVGVNEVGGYGQYVDKLNAVSPGYLSFMPTGLEVGGASGVFLFILGWVFAGFGVIGQPHIMIRFMTIDDTKHMNKTRMYYYAWFIAFTVMTIGAGLTARLLLPNSANFDAELALPMMSQMLLPEILIGVVLAGIFAATMSTADSQVLSCSAAFTRDLMPKKSDNVYLTKLATALTTIIALVVALYGSKNVFELVLLSWSILAACFGPLLFVYAMKKQVSEFTGIAMMVIGGATTVIWMVQGLGGIIYEVAPGIVMGLITYLVLSQTKFNDIISSNKVKDARTQQAAEFGNDGSQEFSS